From the genome of Brassica oleracea var. oleracea cultivar TO1000 chromosome C4, BOL, whole genome shotgun sequence:
TATATAATAGAAAGTATAACATCGTTCGTGGTAAAGGAGGTACAGCTGTACTGTCCGCCACCCGGGTTCGAGCCTTGGCCACAACGGATTTAACATCCCTTCCGTTGGGGCACTGGACCCCCTACGGGGATAGTTGGGAATGTGACTGCTCAGATACCAGAGTTACAAAAAAAAAAAAAAAAAAAAAAAAAAAAAAAAGTATAACCTCGTTCTACTGGTATAAACCTGTCATTCATTAATATGAGAGCCTATTTCGAAACTCAATGGTAACTTTTAATATTTCACGCTTTTCCAAACTAATGGGGAGAAATTTTTTGGCTTCTGGGCTTATAATTATCAGGGGATCCTATCCTAAATTTTTTGGCTTCTGGGCTTATAATTATCAGGGGATCCTATCCTGACTCAAATGCAAACAATACTTTTCTTGTTTGTGAATTCTAAGGATATAAAATAAAAGATTAACTTTCCTCAGAAAATGACAGAAATTGAAAAGCAAGTTATATTCTCCCTTCCTCCCCCTTATTTCTAAGGCGTTTGACTAATTTGTGCACAAATTTAATCTTTGGTTTTTAGGCCGACGTCGACTATGGCATCGGCCCTACATATTTTCCCTTTTTTCTTTTTGTTTCTTCATTTTCACATATGGAAATAAACGGATGCGATAGAAATGGATGACTCCATTTGCAAATTATCCATCCATGGAGGTTTTTCTCCCATGATGATATCTTCGTAGTAATTCGGTGGTTACTGTAATTTTTTATCCTAATATCTTGATTGAAACTTACATTCGTATTCTTCCGTTGCCAACCTTTTCTTTTGTCCTTCTTGGTTATCATCTATCAAGTTTCTTTCAGATGTTTTATTGGTCTTATCATCTCAAATTTCAACATAATTGTTGGCGAAGGTCTGCTGGTTTTCTCTAGTGTTATGCCCATTCTAATTTTCATAATTAATTTTGGCCTTTTGGGTCTGGTGATCATTATGAATATATAGTGAATAATGGTTGTGCTGTACGATTCTTCATAGATTTGTTGTTATAACGATCCCATTGGAAACCACCTTGGAATCAATACGCTCAGAAATATTTCATTACTAAAAATGTGACAAGTGGATTTCATATGGTAAAAATGAAAGTCAATAATTACTAAAATGGCAATTATAAAGAAGGATTAGTATAAATTTGTCTACTCTCCATAAATATTAACGAAATTAATAAAGTTCTTATGTGTTGTGCCAATAAAATTATCGATGAAGTATTAACTTTTGAGTAAGATCTGAAAGTATCTAAATATTTTTATCCGAAATATCCTAAATAATCCAAAATATCTGAGATTTTTATCCGAATCATCTAAAATATCTTGATTATTCGATATTTTATCATAAATATCAGATATTTAACCTGAACTACTTGAAATAGCCGAATCAGAACCAAATGGGAACCAATTTTTCTGAACTTTTTTGGTTCCTAGTTTCACTATCCAAACCGAATCCGAAACTACTTGAGCCAAAAATACGTTAGGTAGTAAATGGATCATATAACCCCCTACCCGAATGAATTGCCCGATATCCGATATACCCAAACTGAACTGATCCGATACCCAAATGCCCATGCCTAATAGTACACATCTGTCACTAAATGAGGACGGAACACCAAAATCAGAAATTATCCCTGACTGGTTTCTCCGTTAAACTGTAAATGCATATGCTCGAGTGCTCATTACATAGTTTGGTCCACACAAAAACTCATGCAACCAATTGAGAAATTCTTCCACTCTAGCTACACTCGTTGTTATCCATAAAAAAATAAAAAATAAGTATGTTATAAGAAAATACAACGTTAAAAATATATATATATATCAAGTGCTTCTTTTTCGAGTGAATGTAAAATTTAGTCAATCAAAAACTTTATAGATTAACTTCTTTTTTCATTGGAATTATAATTTTCACTGAACAAACAAGATTTACGAGAGGATTTTTTTTTTTTGGAACGCAACTTCATTGATTAAACTAAAAACGTTTAACTGAACGAGTCAATTGTTACATGGCGTAACGCCGCTTTTGCTAGGGAATCACCATCCACATTCCTCTCTCGAGGAATCCAACAAAAAGAAATAACATCAAAAGAGCTAGCCTCAATTCTAATATCAGAAATTATGCCATAAATCTCCAGAGGTTCAAAAGATGAACTGAGTGCTTTAATCAGCTGTGAAGAGTCTGATTCGCACCGTAAACGCCGGATCCCCAGCTCCTTGCTCTTCTTGATCGCTTCCCTCATTGCTAAACTTTCGGCCATCAGTGGTGATGTGACAAAGGTAGTAGAGTTTGAGAATCTCTGAGTTCCTCTTGCGGTTTTGATAGCCCAGCTCAGTCCAGTGGTTCCTGTTGTCTCAGTCCATGCTGCATCTGTTTGAAGAACTGTATCGTAGTGTGGTACGTCTTCTATCTTGCGTTGAGAAGGCTTCTTCGGTTCATCTTGGCCCTGCGCATTTTTCCACTCCTTTGTTGAGGAGATTGCCCGGGATATAACTTCCTCAATTGTCACGATCTTGTTGTTGAAGATCATGTTGTTACGTGATGTCCATAGCGACCAGATGAGCCAGGGGGCTAGCTGAGTTGCGACGATCCCCACTGGTCGGAGACACGTTAACTCAACCAAACCCATCCAATCCGTTTCCAAATATAGTAATCCTCTCTGGTCCAGATGTTGCAGGAATGGAGCCTGTTTCCAGACCTTCTCCGCAAATTCACAGTGAAATAGGAGATGGTTAATAGATTCGAGTTTACCGCAGCGCTTGCACAATGAATCTATTGGTACTTGTCGCGCAAGTAACTTCTCGCCTACTGGTAAAGCACCTTTCAAGGCTTTCCAGATAACGTGTTGAACTTTGGGGGCGGTCTTAAGGTTCCAAACTCCTCTGTTCCAGTTAACTGATGGTCTTGGTCTATCGGAGTCCTTGGATCGTGCTTCCAGAGCGGTGCTGTACCCTGTCTTGGTAGAAAATTCTCCATCTTTTGTATGGAGCCATTTCAATTTGTCAGAGGCTCCTAGATGGCTTGGCTTCATACTCAGTATCGTGGTTTCTAAGGAGGGGAAGATCAGTCTGATGAGGTCTCTGTTCCATTCCCGAGTGTCAGGATCCAAAAGGTCCGACACTAAGATATATGAACACCACTCTAGTGCTGGTCCCATAGGTCGCACTTGGTTCGTAAGACTAAGCCACGGATCGTGCCACGCCTTGATAGCTTTCCCATCTCCAACTAGCCATCCCATGTTCTCCAATAAAAGATCTCTTCCTATTAGGATTCCTCTCCATCCATGGGATTCTGAATAATTACCCGGGCATTGTAAAAATTCTTCATCCTTGCAATATTTGCCGAAGAGAGTCTGAGCGAGCAAGCTGTTTGGATTGTTCAACAGTCTCCAACTTAGCTTAGCTAGGTAAGCATTGTTAAAGCTTTGGAAGTCTCTGAAACCTAGGCCACCATTAGACTTTGTTTGCGTCATGTCGTCCCAAGAGACCCACGCCATCTTTTTTGTTTCTTTGTTTGAGTCCCACCAGAATCGGGTAACCGCGGATTGAATCCTTTTACAGAGCGAGACAGGGAGTCATGACGTGGGAGGGTGTCGGAGTTAAGACACACTTGAGCATTACAAGTTTCCCCGCAGTAGAAAGATATCGGTTTGCCCATCCTTTAGCTCTTTGCTGGAGATTTACAAGAGGATACCGAAGGGAAGCATTAAGTAAGATCATGCTAACAATGCACATCTACTTTCTACATCCATAAAAATCTCTCAGCCACAAGGGAGAGTTAGCAGCAACGTAAGATTGAGAACGTCTCTGATTAATTAATGACAGTAACAGCAATCCAAAAAGCTCCTTTGTTAGCGCTTCTCTTGACATGCAGCAGTTTCCAATCTGACAGAAGGGATATTGCATTAAGAATTGGAGAGACCAACCATTTGAAGCATGGCCAGGCAGGTGGCCTAGTAATCGCAAAAATGAGGTCTTTAGCTTCCAATCCAAAGATGATCTTGTTGAAACGTAAGCTGCTCATACTTTCCATAGCTCATTAAGCATCCAGATTTAAAAGCTTCCAATTCACTTCTTACAAAGGAGAAGGCTCTTCGGCTGTGGAGAAGAACAATGCCATAATCATTCCTCAAAATCCAATAAACACCTGCAATAGCACTGTTCTTATCCCAAGCAACACCAATATCACATTTATGCCAACCCGAAATTGGTAGAGACCAACAATTATCAGCCAGGAAGTCAGTCGGAATCAATTGCTTGAGAGGAAGACAATTCCAGCTCATCAAGTGCTTCTAAGGCTAAGTTTTTTTCAAGAATAAAAAAACAGACTAAATTTAAGCATATTTGAATTCTTTTAGCATATCCTGTAGTTCACGTTCTTGTAGCTAGCCAAATACGTAACCCACTCTCCAAAGAGTCGTCTCCCATTCGTTGAATTGATAGGAGTCTGGTGCGCACAATCCTATCAACTGTTTTGATCAGACGTTAATATTAGTGTTTGTATATGTTTCTTTTTTTTTTTTGATAACTCTGGTATCTGGGCAGCCACATTCCCAACTATCCCTCCGTAGGGGGTCAAGCGCCCCAACGGAAGAGATGTTAAATCCGCTGTGGCCGGGGCTCGAAGTCGTGATGGCGGGCACCTCAGCCGAGGTTCCTATACCACCAGACCATGAGGCCCGGTTTGTATATGTTTCTTACACTTATATAGCACACATGCACTTTACTTACGGAGAAGACACGGTAGATGAGCTTGACTCCTCTAGAAAAAAAGAATTTTCCAGGATGAATTTATTGTTTCTTACACTTATATAATAATAAATTCATCCTGGAAAATTCTTTTTTCCTAGAGGAGTCAAGCTCATCTACCGTGTGCTATATACATCATATACAAACAATAACAATGTTAGACAATTTAAAAATTGAGCTTATCTGTTAATTTTTTAAAAATATTTATGTATGTATTTCTTATATTCAAGCACGTCATCATAGTTGTTAAGAAAATATATTTTCAGATAAGGTATTTTTTTCCAGTTAGTCTTCTGCGCTCTGATTTTTTACTATATCATCCGATTTGTGTGAACTTGTTTGAGACATAACATAATAAACTTTCCTTTTACCTTCGTCATCACGGTAAGTAGGTCTTCGATTTTTTTCCCAAATTTAAATAAAAAGTAGTATTTAGCAAAGTTTGATTCATAAATCGTGCGATATTTTTCATGTGCTCTTCTTTCTGGTTTTACATCCCAATGATTTCTAAATCCAAAAGCAGCATTGGTTTATTCTTGAATCGAAGATTTCACATTGATCTGTTGATTTTAACTAAAAATGACATATTTTATCATCCCTATGATATTTTCCAACCATGGTGATATATATAATATATAATAAGAAGAAGTCTTCCAGGTAGTGGTTCCCACGTTCGACCGTCCTCCTAACCTATCTTTCTTGATCGCCACTCACTCTACGTGTATACCTTGGTCTTTTATTTTATCTTAATTAAGTGAACCAAGTTTTTTCACGAGCCATGATAAATCACATATCACCCCTTCTGCATATCACGCATTGACATTGCCGACTAAAAAACCCTAACCGGAGAAGAAGAAGAAGAAAAACCGTGTGTACAAATTGTTCCATTTAACGTGGCTGTCAAGGAGAGATAGCGCGAGTGAGAAGACGCGGCAAGCCCGAACTTTCGCGGTTCGGCAGCTCCGCGTCGGTAACTCGAGTCGTTTCGGAGTTATCTCGTTGCTTCTCGACCGAAAACAACATGGCGGATCAGGCAAACAACCAGCAAGCCATGGACATTGGTCCCCCGACCAATATATGCCACGTGGCTCACGTGACATACGATCGCTTCGATGGCTTCCTCGGTCTTCCTTCTGAATTCGAGCCTGACGTTCCCAAAAAGGCCCCCAGTGCAAGGTTCACCTTCTTGTTTTGAATCTATTGCTAAAAATTCATTTCACATTGACTATAGATTGTGATCTAAACATAGTATATTAAATATGATCATGAACCTTTGAGATGGTTTGGTAACATATCAGGAAGGTTCCACAAATGATAACAATGTGATGGAACATGTATGTTCTTCCAAACATTATTAGGGCCGGTCCTGGACATATGTCAGTCAAACATTCGCCTATAACCTCCAAAACTTTTGAAGAAAATTACATAGAAATAGCTTTCCAAATTTGTAAAAAAAAATATATATATTGAAACCCTTACTAAATTGTCAGGTCCTGAGTATTATTCCTTTAATAACCTGTTTGTGTGGTTTACAGTGCAACAGTGTTTGGGGTTTCTACAGAGTCAATGCAGCTATCGTACGACTCAAGAGGGAACTGTGTTCCGATCATACTGTCGCTATTACAAAGACGACTATACGATCAAGGAGGTTTGAAAGTTGAAGGCATTTTCAGAATCACAGGAGATAACAGCGAGGAAGAGTTTGTAAGAGAAGAGTTAAACAAAGGAGTTGTACCAGAGGGCATAGATGTCCACTGTCTTTCCGGACTTATCAAGGTATATAGCTTCTTTTAACAAAACTCAAGGCTTTTAGATTTGGCTTAGCTGATGTAACATTGGAATGGTTATATTTTATCAGGCTTGGTTCAGAGAGTTACCGAGAGGAATACTTGATTCTCTGCCGTCTGAACAAGTGATGCAGTGTGAGTCAGAGGAGGATTTTGTCAAGGTTGTGAGACTTTTACCGCAAGCGGAAGCTTCTCTTTTGAATTGGGCAGTCAATCTGATGGCTGATATTGTAGAGTTCGAAGATGTCAACAAGATGACCACACGTAACCTTGCTTTGGTCTTTGCGCCAAACATGTCTAAGGTTAGTGTTCTTGCACCAACTACATTTGCATTAAAAACCTTCCAACAGTTTTCCTTTGTAACCAAATGGATCATTCCCTGATCCACAAACTGGGTCTGTTTTGGTTTTATTGTAGATGGCAGATCCTCTAACAGCGTTGATGTATGCGGTCCAAGTTATGCACTTGCTGAAGAACCTCACAGAGAAAACACTCAGAGAGAGGAAAGTTGCATCTACCCAAATCGTTCCTTGTGATGACAGCGAAGCTGAAGTT
Proteins encoded in this window:
- the LOC106338981 gene encoding uncharacterized protein LOC106338981 codes for the protein MAWVSWDDMTQTKSNGGLGFRDFQSFNNAYLAKLSWRLLNNPNSLLAQTLFGKYCKDEEFLQCPGNYSESHGWRGILIGRDLLLENMGWLVGDGKAIKAWHDPWLSLTNQVRPMGPALEWCSYILVSDLLDPDTREWNRDLIRLIFPSLETTILSMKPSHLGASDKLKWLHTKDGEFSTKTGYSTALEARSKDSDRPRPSVNWNRGVWNLKTAPKVQHVIWKALKGALPVGEKLLARQVPIDSLCKRCGKLESINHLLFHCEFAEKVWKQAPFLQHLDQRGLLYLETDWMGLVELTCLRPVGIVATQLAPWLIWSLWTSRNNMIFNNKIVTIEEVISRAISSTKEWKNAQGQDEPKKPSQRKIEDVPHYDTVLQTDAAWTETTGTTGLSWAIKTARGTQRFSNSTTFVTSPLMAESLAMREAIKKSKELGIRRLRCESDSSQLIKALSSSFEPLEIYGIISDIRIEASSFDVISFCWIPRERNVDGDSLAKAALRHVTIDSFS
- the LOC106336907 gene encoding rho GTPase-activating protein 5-like yields the protein MADQANNQQAMDIGPPTNICHVAHVTYDRFDGFLGLPSEFEPDVPKKAPSASATVFGVSTESMQLSYDSRGNCVPIILSLLQRRLYDQGGLKVEGIFRITGDNSEEEFVREELNKGVVPEGIDVHCLSGLIKAWFRELPRGILDSLPSEQVMQCESEEDFVKVVRLLPQAEASLLNWAVNLMADIVEFEDVNKMTTRNLALVFAPNMSKMADPLTALMYAVQVMHLLKNLTEKTLRERKVASTQIVPCDDSEAEVGDVEEYNQQEKEHKGVDDVNKEEETMKVEDEVKPSNGLDFDKEKKQKT